In Citrus sinensis cultivar Valencia sweet orange chromosome 3, DVS_A1.0, whole genome shotgun sequence, the sequence AACTATACTTACCACCTTGGTCACGTTTAACTTCAGTTGGCATCTCGTCTCAAATTGGgtcttaatttataatatttatataattaattaatttaagcaTTTAACGATATTCATTGCTGTGTTCAAGTCAAAACTTTCGGTATAAATATCCGAGCGACGTGTCTCCATTTCAATGAAAACATGCACCTGTGATATCGTAGCACTGACACTCTTGACTTTCGTCaccaaaatatatttgtttctATTGTGCCATTCATGCAAGAACAAACCGAGGCAGCTTTCACGAAAGCATCTCTACAAGCACTTTAGTTCATTATTAGTTAGTTAGCGGAAGGTTTTTCCTAAATGGCTCATCAATAATTACCATACATAATTGATGGGAAAAAGGGCCGTGTGTGTCTCGCTCTCTCTCAACAGTTCTCGTACTCAATTATTGACGGTGCCGTGTCTCGCAACTAGAACGTTGCCAATGGCGACACCCACATACACGTATGCATACATACatgcacacacacatatatatatatatatatcacgcacagttgattttgattttgatttggtACCAATAATGTAGAGTAAAGGCTAGGTTAATATATGGAAATTTATATGGTCCAATGAATTGGCCCACTAATAATTGTAGTGAACTGTAGGTGTAGGAGATTAGTTTTTGCAACCCGACGATCTTGATGGAGTTTGAAAGTTGTATAAGGATGGAGGTGAGGGAGCCCACAAGCATGTGATAGGTGGGAGAGAGGCAAAGAGGAGATCTGGCACACGATGACTTTTTACTTTGGATAATTGGGACTAGGAACAAGATTGACAAGTAGATGGTCCAAAAACAATGTCCTttaaaaagagtttttttatttttttttattattttgcatatatacatattgatatttatatataaatgatgaataattttaatgtataATATTTGAGGCCCTACTGCCTTCCTAGCTTCGTTCGGATAGCATATCATTTTCTTGACTTTAAATACCTTCGTCCACACCTACTCGTGTCCTCATTAACCTGTGATCCTCACGTGTTTCTTCGTGTGTTTGCATGGCCCCGCCCATACATATTCGGTAAGTTTTGCACTGTAACAGATCATCTCTGAATCATTTTTGTCACGTAGTCGATTGCCGCATCGACGCAATTAGGAGTCGGGCATTTTCAGGTTCAGTACGTCCTAGAAGAGagtaaattgattttgatttgtgaACCCGAACCCGTTCTGTTTGAGTTTGATCACTAATTTCtgggggtttttttttttttggtttattacaaagagtaatgatactcttgtataaatttattttgtacaaactgacgtagcattaattcattgattgaatgaaaatataaattaataaaaataaattatgtgggccaagtgatatttaattcaaccaatcttatcatgtcacattagtttgtataaaataaatttatacaagaatttgtgactttatcattactctattataaatattattttttttatacaaattatcattaattttacttaagaaaagaaaagaagtgaTTAATTTACAACAAAGAATCTCAAATCAACGTTAAGTACCATACCTTTACATCCACGGGCAACTCATCCTAACCCATTTTGCAAATTGCAGCGCCACAAGACAAccaaatattttcctttcccTGTCGCCAAGAGTGAGTAATCATCACTCATCAGATATTCAAAGTAGAAACCATAGCACGAGCCgccatcaacaacaacaagaggGGAAGGGGCTAGCAGCTATCGGCTAGCAAAGGAACAAAACTAAAATCTTCATCATATCAGAATTCAGAAAGGTCAAAAAAAGCATTGGTACTGTCGCGCCTTAAATTTCATCCTCTTGTTGGTAACGAAAAGTTTTACAATacaataaaacttaaattttttcattaccATCCGAATAATTATGTGTCGCATTGGAGTTGGTCAATACACGAAACCCCATACCCAGAGAAACTGCCAAACCCTCAGCATTAAATGATAGTAACTCTCTCCCCCAACACCATCTGTTTTCTCATTTAATGCTTGCAGAGCCAGCCACCCCACACAGTTCACTCTCCACTCTCTTCCCACCACAAAATGCTTCGATATAATCACAAGATCCAAACCGGCCCGCCCATTTGCACCCCTAGGCGCGTGTTCTACATGCATCACCGGCGcaatccaaaagaaaaaaattacttaaatgaaattaaaaccagTCAATTGAGCACCCAACAACAACATTAGCTAACATGGTCACCAAGTCGTTACAGGGAGTTCAGTTCAAGTTCAAcatttggaaaaatgaaaccGAAAGCaaatagttaaatttaaattgcacAAAGGAATACTTCAAACTTCATttcagttttgtttttttgacaATTCATAAAGGGGTTGACCTGAGTCAATACCCGAACCACCACCCTTGCCTTGTGTTAAGAATAGTCTCTGCTCGAGTCCGTGACTCAGCCCCATCCTCATCACCATGCAAGGAGTTTCCACGCGCGGTTCGTTCTTGACTCAACACCCCCGAAGCAAAGCAAACACACTGTCACACGCGCCCACGTACCAAagctgtctctctctctctctctctctgttcACCACAATTCACAAGCCACGTGATTAGCTACAATTAACCGTAGCCATGCACAAAGCAAAACACCCCATCGTGTCAAGTTAAAAAACCAAACACCAACTCCATTATCGTATCAGCTTTCACATTGAAGAGCGGCCTTGATCTTCTGAACAGTGCATGATATTAGATTGTTGACCGTCTCCACAGATTCTACCGTAAGCTTGGCCGTCGGAAGACTATTCACCAAGATTTGGAAGGCCACTGTTAAAAGCGAGCCACCCACTCTCTGTGACCCACCGTTGCTCCCATTCCCACTTGTGGGGCCATTAGCCAGGGGCCCTCGTGAGTCTGGACCATCTGGAACAATTGCAAATCCAGAAGGAAGGAGAGCCACGTAGGCAGAATCACCACCGTTCATCACCACGTGCATGGCCGGGATGTCAACGGGCGCGTAGACGACAAGCGACCCAGCGGCGTCTGTGCATGTCTCCTGTAGTATCAACATGCTGCTCTGGTTTGCGTTTATGGCCTGCAAAACAACATGACGTTTCGTTAACCCTCGTATTCATCGAAATTACATGATTTGCCATTTTAACCATTTTACATGTCAGTGGTGAAATCTTTACAGCATCCGAGAGTCAAACCCTGttcagggaaaaaaaataataagaaacaCTTTTATCTACAAAAACGATGAGGTCAGAACAATCAAGAAAGCTAGCATGTGTCctatattttgactttttaatgcttccaaaaaaaaaaagagaagaagggaAAAgtgctttctctttctctatcTATCTCCTGCCAACAGATACTGCCAAATTCTAAACTTTGTCCTTTCAATTTAACCTTTTATCTCTACGGGACAAACTAAAATTGGTTGACATCGAAGTGACAATTTCGtcagaaaaataattcaaccTTGCTGTTGCACCCACTGCCCACATGAAAATAGcaatgagaaaaagaaaatgagatttttagaGATGGGAGAGATTACTTACACTAGCACGTAGAAGGGAGACGCAGTTGCCGTGATCTTGTCCTTTAGCAATGTGGGCCATCTCCTGCATGGGCCCACCGTTCGACAAAATATCCCACTCGCTTCTAAGCCGCTCATCACGTAGAAAATTGAAGAGTCTTTGAGGAGACACCGGCAGCCAAACGGAGGTGGCAGCGCTTAACACGATGCCTGGAGGCTCACCGGGATCGTCAACGCTCTTTCTGGTCATAACCCTAACGTCTTCATCGACATTGCCAGCATTGAGCTTGTTCCATTTGTGGACAGTTGAAGCGCACACCCCAGCGCAGAAATTATCAGTCATTCTCTGTGCTAGCTTCAACATGCTTCGTCGCCCACCCGCAGTTATTGCTACATGTTCAACCATAATAACATCACTATAATCAATTCTTGTATCATACATGAACAGGGTGCCGATATTTAGAGAGTGTTAATGTCATATATACCGGTGTGATCTCTGGCGGAGACGCTGGTGGACATGAGAATGGCTAGGCACTCGCATTGTCTTTGAAGGGTGGCGACCCACCGTTGGGCGCCGAAGCCCATTCCGGAGATTATCAAGGGTTTGTAGAGTTGGTGGACTTGGCTTTCATCGTATTCTGCATGCTCAACCCATGTCACCtgcaacttatttatttttataaatattaatattcatATTGTGGACACTAAATTCCACCCatcacatatttatatatatatatatatacacacacttAAAATGCATACCAGTCAaacttaatataaatatgattaatttaaaccTTAATTTGTAGCTATTTTGTCAGTTTACTATGAGCTTATAATAATGTGCttgataaatgaataaaaatatgagaTGCAAATCTCGGAAAATGGCTCAAGAATCTAGGCTCAATTAAAGAAAACGAAATAATGTAGGCATTGTGTAGGCTGCATAAAATATTGGTGTACGTAAAGTTTTCTCAAGATTTTGAAGGAACAGATTACACCGTGGCAAGTGACATCGAGATGTGTACTAATGTCTACTCGAGCTTTTAGGTACACCGTACACGTACAGGAAAACAGAATAGCCAGTCTTGGAATTTGACTAGCAAGTAGCAAGGTCCTATTgattagaaaaacaaacacatcaTGAGACTCGACCCAGGTGACATGGCTGAAATATAGCAATTGAGGGAAACCGAGATGGCATCAAAGATAGGAATAGAAACATAAAATGTGTATTTTGTTCAATCAAAGTTGATAATATCAAGGACCCCTTTTACATACAAGGATATGAAATTAATGTGTTCAATTCAAGGCACAAAATATAAGGAAAAATAGAGActtctattcaataaaatagtGATTCATCCTCGATTTGCTGCGGTACGATTCATTATTCTAATATGATTAAGCAAACCCAttgttgaaacttgaaatatgaactatatatatatattggaagCACAATAGGAAGCATCCAGGAAATTAAATAACGCTTTAGGAAGGTTCAGATTCCCTGATAATATAATGTTGGGGAAGCAAATTAGGGCACTGACAGCGTGGGGGATACACAGAGAAATCACTAGACAAACAAAATTCTTTGATGCATGAGCTTCTCAATTTTGATTGGGAATGCAAATGCCCATGATTCTTTTTGACCTGGTGTTTTACTCCCAAAGTAAATGCACTGAACTAAGCTCAAGTGTCCAACAAACTTCATTTAAgactaaagtgaaattgaAGGCCTACTTGGGAAAAAGCACAATAAGTGATGAATACTAAGAAATCGTATAAGCAAACTGCAAAATTTTGGTTAATAATAAATCACCTTTGAGTAGCCATTAGGCATGTCTTGCACAACACAGCCAGAAGGAAGCCTCCTACAATTAACAAAAGCTGGAGCACCAGAAGTTTCTCGGATGGTGTCAATGGAAACATCAACGACAGCCCATACACCTTCAGCATGTTGCTTACAAAAGCGGAGGAAATTAACTTCACGTACGGGGACCAAAGGTGATAGTACTTGAAGCTCGGCATGCATctccaaaaaggaaaaaaaaagttttatttttatttttttataaacaagaataataagaagaaagtAATTGATTAAATGCTCATTAATTATTGAGTTGTAAAATTCTACCAACTGGAGTGCCCCATTCCTTGTTCCTCCCATGCCACTTGATATCACATCAGTTGTTGCAGTTCTGGCAATCATACAAGGAAACATCTCCGCCCATCGATTCTATcagaataataaaatgacattagaaaaagtaattaatgtttaaaattgaaagaagGTGAAAAAGAACTTAAGTAAACTGCTTACTGGGTCCATCAAAGTTTCAACAAGAGCCAAGCTGTTGATGATGACCATGCCAGTCTCCCTAGAAGCCTCCGTGACAAAGCCATTAGGTTTCAAGCCAATGCACGGAGTGAAAGTTCTCAAGTATTCTTCATGGTTCAGCACTTGTCTTCCTGATCCTTCAAAGCTTCTGATCCAAAGGGGTTCATCAGTTTGAGCCATTTTAACCAATTCATCCATGGCAGCCAAAGCAAGCTCCAAAAACATTGATCTTTCAATGGATCTATCGAGGCCTGTAACGCCGGGACCTGATCTGTTCGGAGGCATAACAACTGGCAAGGCATTAGAAATCCCAGTTCCAAAATCAGCAGGCAATGTTGTGGTCACGGTACTGCTTAAACCACCAAAACCATTAATGGTACCAACACCAAGTTCTAAACTTGAGTTTGGCATTGGAGGAGGACCCATTGAAGAAACTGGTCGCCCCAAAAACTTGCCGGCAAGGGCACAAACTCGATCTAACTCATCCTTTAAACGGGCATTTTCGATCCTCAAGTGCTGCTCTTCAAGAGAAATATCACCAATTATTGCAGGACCGCCACAGTTGGTGCAAATTGGGTTTCTCATTGCATCTCTAATGGACATGTTTTCAGCTCGAAGCTTGTCGTTTTCTTGCCTGAGCAACGAGTTCTCGTGGCGTTCCAATTGAGTCTGGTGCACCACAAAGCCACCAAAACACACCAAGATAAATCAGACCCAACAACATCACGTAagaccccaaaaaaaaaaaagtcttaatTTTTACCTTCATTTGGGTACGGCGATTTTGGAACCAGAACTTGACTTGTCTGGTTTCCAAGCAAAGTCTTTTGCTGAGTTCCAGTCTTTGTTTCTCATCAGGATGAGGACACTCCTTGAACAAACTGCGCGCACACccgaaaaacaaacaaaataaaaaaatcacaaaacaaaaaagattgattttttattattattatatactgCATGAATCAATCATATGTGTATATCATACGATTCAAGTTCTTGGATTTGTTGAGGAGTGTGTCGGTGGTATCTCTTTTTCCGGGGAGGGTTGTCGGCAGCATCAAGGTCATCACCAGAAGCTCCATCCATATTATCGCTTCCAGATCTGCTTTCGTGTTCTAGGAGATCTTCTCTGCTTCTTCTCCCAATTATCCCTTCAAAACTTTCACCCATTCTTTGCAGTTGCAAATCCCCCCCTCCTTGATTGTCTATATTCGGTTGCTGCTGAAAAACAAGATCACAAACCCAGACAGATGGGATCATCATCGGTCAATTCAAGAGTTATAAGCAAACAAAACACAGTACCAGtccaagagagagagagatgagtGATTTACAAGGGCAAGTGAGAGGCCAGGAGAATTGAACATGGATTTGGAGAGAGGCTGAGGAGTACTGCTGAGAAGGCGAGGATGAGCAAGTGTGGTAGTGGTGGGcatattgttgttgttgttgttgtcgtTGTTAGTATACGAGATATCAGCAACGATTCTTGCACCGCCACCACCAGAACTAGTACTAATATTATTCTCAAGAAAACCTCCAAAACTCAtcaaaatactatttttttttcttttcttcttcttcttctccttctctaCAAATTTACAAAGACTTTCATTCACTCTTTAGCTAGCTTCATCAAccgaaagtaaaataaaataagatatgaGAGAGAAATAGAGGAGAAAAAAGGATAGAAGCCCCTCCAACTTCCTCTAGCTCAAGCTCAAGCTCTATTAGAAagagaggagaaaaaaaaaagagaaagaaagagaaagaaggcAAAGCAAAATTAAGGCCGCTTAGCACTTCCTTCTCTAACCGTCTCTCTTTGATAACTAAACAAGCTTGTTCTGGTGACTGAGACCAGCTCTAGCTTAACTAGGAACCCTAGTTTTGGCAAACTCAGTGCTATAAGTATATAATATATCTCGTTCCCGTCTCTGCATGCTTGCTTCACTAATGACTGTCTATAAACTATGTTTAAACAAACGCTCCTAGAAGCAGCTTCAAAgatttgatgaaaattaataaatgttagtactaatattatatatagaaaaaaaaaaagggagaaagaAAACGAAATGGGATTAAAGATTTGCacagagagaaagaaagaggagaagagagagaggcaaatgcaaaacaaaataaaagggtTGAAGATAAAACGCAATATGTGGACTCATCGAAGCCTTACAAATACATACCACCAAAAAGGGTCGGTTGACTCTTTCGTTTTTCCCCTTTCACTTTTCTCTCAATCactgttttatttatttattttaaacaaaagtCAGTGATTGACAGTCAAAGtgaaaactttttcttttctttctctaggTCACTGTAACGAGTTTGCAGAACAACACAGACAAAAGTGTTGCGTTGAATTAATCAGCTACTTCTGATCCATTGGCCTTCACTTGtcttaaaattacaatagttaaaaaataataataataaattaaaaatctttttattttacccaCGTtggtatcttttttttttttttttattttttttcttggttgGAATTAACCCACGTTGGTATCTGTACTAAGTACTAAGTACAATGAGGTTACTTTTATTATGggcaaaaaatgaaattagggCTTTCTGAACTAACCTGTTAACTGTAAAGTGGATGACGACGAGGCCACTGATCATCAGCAATGCAAACCTAATCAGAAAGGAATTATTGAAagcaaattttgaattgttttcaacttttttgttcttattGTTATTATGTTTTGTGAATGAATCCAGAATTGATTGaagtgtttattaaataagggaatttattgatttttcctTTGCTCATTTGGACAAATATTTTTACCAAATTCGGAGAATCTCTCTAAAATAACATTACAGCTAATCTAAGCCCTTAATAATGGAAATAAAGATAACACTGAGATACAGTGTctactttattatttatgactCATATCTGTATATAGTATCCTACGATATCACACTCATGAATGTTAATGATTTAAATCAcgtttaattaaaattgatgaaTGTGTGTCGGTCCAATGCTGTAAATTATAAGTGTAACCTTATGTGTTATTGAAATATACTGTTTCCACCGCACAATAATTTCTGGAAAATAATATGTGATCCAAATATAGGGTACCGCCAGTGTCTAAAAATTTTGAGTGAtgcaacaattattttatatatgcaCACAATTCAGTGTAAAGTGATAATGgttttttttatcacattcacattaattttgctttttaaCTAGTATATATGATTAACCAAACCAACAATGTCTAATTAAGAATGCAATTAAAGTCATATCCAATCACTTCATTGTAAATGTAACAAACttgagcattttttttattaatgttatttgaatttcatcaTTCTTCTTCTGTAAAAAATTTCGAGTCGCAGATATTTCTAATGATTATTCTGTTCATAATGAAAGATTTGTTGGAATAAATATGGGCGTTATTACGCTGGAGGTTTGGAGTAAATTCATGCATAACATAATTGGGATTTAACGccgattttaattatttccaaCAGGATAACAAAGAAATCTGCAattaaatattcttaattaccATCCCAAAAGCcgtaattttcaaaaatctgttttggacttttaattaattactgcTCTGTGTTATTGTGTTGTATTAAATACAGTGTCTGATACAAATTCGCATGCGCATTATTATTGACAATTATGACGAAGCAAATGCATGTGATTAATCAATCATTTGTTGTGTGAATAAATGATAATcaatataatgtaatttacaataaaatcatatgTAGATATCCATGACCTTCCACTTATTTCACATACTACCATCTCCTgtttaaaattactatttttaacttgttgtAAGTTAGATATAACGTAACTTAGCAGATGCCTAATCAATAATCAGTTATAcgttaagaatttaaatatttataaaaataacttaaatcaGTGTTACCCTGCTCTCTAGTCACCTTTTAATTCAagaatttcagaatttattaaatttcaagatgaatttataatgttgtaaactatatttttttttttttttgggggggctTGGCTCTTTATGTACCTATCACGCGTTGCTTACACGGGATAATTAAGCTGCCGAATGAATATTAATAGAAGACTCATTAgctaataataacaacaataatagcTCAAGAGCCGAGACAACTTGAAATTGTTAGTGCGCgtctatctatatatatccGTAACTTATTACAGAAATATCAACACAATGAAggtattgtttttgttttctgtctTTTGTCAAAGAATAACAAATGACGAAACCATTAAATATGATAAGTGGTTGCAgacaaattttagaatacgTCACGAGTAAATGTatgtataatatgtataattgaatttaatataacaaacATTTGtatagtatttttaaaaaataaatatttacgtGTCATAGTATTATTTACTTGTTGTATGGTTGATATGATGCCTCTGGGGTAGTTTAAAAGTTCTTGTGGTTTCGACTCTATAATCAAACTCTATCACTCTCACACAAACATGATAGCTTTCCTCGGTGTCCGAGGTttattagggaaaaaaaaattcaaattctaagAACTTATTTGATAATGTTGTTGGGTATTTGTATCTTAAAAGATacaatatttactaaatacttaTATCTTTCGTTTCAAAGCCCACTTAATTTTATCTCACTATGTCTTTCGTTTCGaagctaacttaattttatctcactcttatatgatgaaaaaagctattatattttcattagttttctcaaaatttttgttaaaaagtcATATTAACCCCACACtactaacttttattttataactattaGGGGTGGGCGTTCGGATCGGGTTAACCCGAACCGAACTAAACCGAACCCGAAATTTGGTAACCTGTGCAACCCGAACGGATTCAAACTATCAACCCATTTGagttaaaattcattttaacccgaatttttttttaagttttgtcttttaaaaataaataaataactatatatatatatagttatatatgtattaaacaaaaaaaattctctttgaCTACATgttgtatattttattaactttaaaaaggCTTGTTGAAATATTGTTAAGGATGTTTGGATTTGagatttttagattttaagtgGTTTTTGGTAGAATTTATGGATTAAATTGTTCCAACCTGTTTTGACCCGAATTAATCCGAATTACTAACCTAATCCGATCCGAATTACGAAcctgaaccgaaccgaattaaATTTGGTTGTGTTCGGTTCGGGTTGGCGTTTTCAACCCGATTGGGTTCAATTCtccaacccgatcgggttgaaaCCCgatatgcccacccctaataaCTATAACTTTTTTTGTCCATAACAATTGTGGCTTAAAAGGTATTTGGATTTGAATCCAAAGGCCACCAGCCTCCCTCCCAGACATTGTTCCAATCCGGGATTCCGGATTGGAACaacactatatatatatatatatatatatatatgtattaaacaaaaaaaatctctttgactacatgttttgtgttttattaactttaaaagatTTGTTGAAATATTGTGAAGGATGTttgaatttgagatttttggattttaagtgGTTTTTGGTAGAATTTTTGGTTTAAATTGTTCCAATTCGTTTTAACCCGAATTACCAACCCAATCCCATCTGAATTACGAACCCGAAccgaacaaaattaaatttggttcggttcggttcaaGTTGGTGTTTTCAACCCGATTGGGTTCAATTCtccaacccgatcgggttgaaattcaaaccaaaaccCGATATGCCCGCCCGTAATAACTATAACTTTTTTTGTCCATAACAGTTGTGGCTTAAAAGGTATATCAccttaatataaaataagccTTAAGTCTCTTGTATCACTTGTGAGATTTTACTAGTTGAGCCAAGTGACACCATTATCATTAATTGATACTAAACTTTTAATCCTCCATTTGCTGACAGtattagaaagaaaagaaaaattcggTTAATTAGAACTGAACGGAAACTTGAATGCCCAACAATACCCAGCATTAAACTCTATTTACCAACTAATAATACAAGAAGTTAATatcaacataaatatattgatatcAGTCTAAATCCAACGACTCAgcagaaaattattataagaaaactaggGAATTGTATTTAGTTTATATATCATCAATAGGGCAGGAGAGGAGTTGCAGCAAGAGTTGTACCTATATACACACGCCATTTGATGACTATTTCATATAAAACGTTTACAGCTAGTGTAAATAATGGCACATGCTATGTTTGCCGacctaaaaaatatatgtaataataaGTATAAAAACAAAGgaattactaattaaaattatcttaattataCATGGTCATGATGAAAAAGCatgatatattattacttataaAGCATGattgtatttgaaaaatctcttCTATATGTCTCCCCTCAAGCGCCAAAAGAAATGCAACTTTCTGCCATGCCCGATG encodes:
- the LOC127901118 gene encoding homeobox-leucine zipper protein ANTHOCYANINLESS 2-like isoform X1, with protein sequence MSFGGFLENNISTSSGGGGARIVADISYTNNDNNNNNNMPTTTTLAHPRLLSSTPQPLSKSMFNSPGLSLALQQPNIDNQGGGDLQLQRMGESFEGIIGRRSREDLLEHESRSGSDNMDGASGDDLDAADNPPRKKRYHRHTPQQIQELESLFKECPHPDEKQRLELSKRLCLETRQVKFWFQNRRTQMKTQLERHENSLLRQENDKLRAENMSIRDAMRNPICTNCGGPAIIGDISLEEQHLRIENARLKDELDRVCALAGKFLGRPVSSMGPPPMPNSSLELGVGTINGFGGLSSTVTTTLPADFGTGISNALPVVMPPNRSGPGVTGLDRSIERSMFLELALAAMDELVKMAQTDEPLWIRSFEGSGRQVLNHEEYLRTFTPCIGLKPNGFVTEASRETGMVIINSLALVETLMDPNRWAEMFPCMIARTATTDVISSGMGGTRNGALQLMHAELQVLSPLVPVREVNFLRFCKQHAEGVWAVVDVSIDTIRETSGAPAFVNCRRLPSGCVVQDMPNGYSKVTWVEHAEYDESQVHQLYKPLIISGMGFGAQRWVATLQRQCECLAILMSTSVSARDHTAITAGGRRSMLKLAQRMTDNFCAGVCASTVHKWNKLNAGNVDEDVRVMTRKSVDDPGEPPGIVLSAATSVWLPVSPQRLFNFLRDERLRSEWDILSNGGPMQEMAHIAKGQDHGNCVSLLRASAINANQSSMLILQETCTDAAGSLVVYAPVDIPAMHVVMNGGDSAYVALLPSGFAIVPDGPDSRGPLANGPTSGNGSNGGSQRVGGSLLTVAFQILVNSLPTAKLTVESVETVNNLISCTVQKIKAALQCES
- the LOC127901118 gene encoding homeobox-leucine zipper protein ANTHOCYANINLESS 2-like isoform X2, which produces MSFGGFLENNISTSSGGGGARIVADISYTNNDNNNNNNMPTTTTLAHPRLLSSTPQPLSKSMFNSPGLSLALQPNIDNQGGGDLQLQRMGESFEGIIGRRSREDLLEHESRSGSDNMDGASGDDLDAADNPPRKKRYHRHTPQQIQELESLFKECPHPDEKQRLELSKRLCLETRQVKFWFQNRRTQMKTQLERHENSLLRQENDKLRAENMSIRDAMRNPICTNCGGPAIIGDISLEEQHLRIENARLKDELDRVCALAGKFLGRPVSSMGPPPMPNSSLELGVGTINGFGGLSSTVTTTLPADFGTGISNALPVVMPPNRSGPGVTGLDRSIERSMFLELALAAMDELVKMAQTDEPLWIRSFEGSGRQVLNHEEYLRTFTPCIGLKPNGFVTEASRETGMVIINSLALVETLMDPNRWAEMFPCMIARTATTDVISSGMGGTRNGALQLMHAELQVLSPLVPVREVNFLRFCKQHAEGVWAVVDVSIDTIRETSGAPAFVNCRRLPSGCVVQDMPNGYSKVTWVEHAEYDESQVHQLYKPLIISGMGFGAQRWVATLQRQCECLAILMSTSVSARDHTAITAGGRRSMLKLAQRMTDNFCAGVCASTVHKWNKLNAGNVDEDVRVMTRKSVDDPGEPPGIVLSAATSVWLPVSPQRLFNFLRDERLRSEWDILSNGGPMQEMAHIAKGQDHGNCVSLLRASAINANQSSMLILQETCTDAAGSLVVYAPVDIPAMHVVMNGGDSAYVALLPSGFAIVPDGPDSRGPLANGPTSGNGSNGGSQRVGGSLLTVAFQILVNSLPTAKLTVESVETVNNLISCTVQKIKAALQCES